The following nucleotide sequence is from Achromobacter spanius.
GCCGGCCCAGGATTGGCGGCCTGTGTCTTGTCAGCTATCGATGACGTGCAGGAAATCATCGTGGTCGACAACGCATCCGCGGATGACAGTCTGGCCATCCTCGAACAACGCTGCGCCGGTCGCGACAATCTAGTCATCCTACGCAACCCCGACAACCAGGGCTTCGCCAAAGCGTGCAATCGCGGAGCCCACTCAGCCAAGGGCAAGTATCTACTGTTTCTGAATCCGGATTGTGAACTGCAGCCTGGCGCGCTCGCGCGCCTGCAGGCGGTGTGCGAAGCAGATCCCAGGGCGGGCATGGTCGGCGGCCTGCTGCTCAATCCGGACGGCACCGAGCAGGCCGGTGGCCGGCGCGCCGTGCCCACGCCGTGGCGTTCCTTTGTGCGGGCATTCGGCCTGGCCCGACTTGCCAAGCGTTGGCCGAAACTCTTCACCGATTTCCACCTGCACAAGCAGCCGTTGCCACCCGCCCCGATCGAAGTCGAGGCCATCTCAGGCGCGTGCATGTTCACCCGTCGTGAAGCGCTCGACGAAGTCGGCCTACTGGACGAGGAGTACTTCATGCACTGCGAAGATCTGGACTGGTGCATGCGGTTCTGGCGGGCACACTGGAAGATTCTATTCGTGCCGGACGCGAAGGTGCTGCACTATAAGGGAGTCTGCAGCCGGTCACGACCCGTATTCGTGGAATGGCACAAGCACCGCGGCATGATGCGGTTCTACCACAAGTTCTTCAGTCACCAGTATCCAGGCGCCTTGATGTGGCTCGTCACCGCCGGCGTATGGCTGCGTTTCTCGCTAGTCTCGCTGTACCACACGCTGTGCCGATGGTTCGGTATCCAGGGACGCAAGAATGGCTGATGGCCGCCGCGTCGCCGTTCTGGGCGGATCGAGTCTGGTCGGGCAAGCCGTGCTGCCGCTACTGGCGGCGTCCGGATGGCATGCGTGTGTGTATTCCCGTCGTCCACGCCCGTCCG
It contains:
- a CDS encoding glycosyltransferase family 2 protein, which gives rise to MKSPTSIIIVNYNAGPGLAACVLSAIDDVQEIIVVDNASADDSLAILEQRCAGRDNLVILRNPDNQGFAKACNRGAHSAKGKYLLFLNPDCELQPGALARLQAVCEADPRAGMVGGLLLNPDGTEQAGGRRAVPTPWRSFVRAFGLARLAKRWPKLFTDFHLHKQPLPPAPIEVEAISGACMFTRREALDEVGLLDEEYFMHCEDLDWCMRFWRAHWKILFVPDAKVLHYKGVCSRSRPVFVEWHKHRGMMRFYHKFFSHQYPGALMWLVTAGVWLRFSLVSLYHTLCRWFGIQGRKNG